One segment of Toxoplasma gondii ME49 chromosome VI, whole genome shotgun sequence DNA contains the following:
- a CDS encoding EF hand domain-containing protein (encoded by transcript TGME49_238060) — MKPQPLSGSCPEGGCFTAETLLMPQELALIRQVFAELDDDRDGWLSPEDLRRSMLRDGIRVTKAEAEAFLWEVDEDGDGRLALSDFALLYAFAKCGMRRREPQKLSNYLIYRLIDLDRDGRLDIDHVYSYLCHIMDKEAANRNMNKIFGFYAVDSPTTDKVTPAQWLTILETSLWEQDCPVVDNEKAPWQTDTNSAVFPFLRDKVRVRPRVDDRLDIQKLRDTRNQVVAETGTIPREPYSRGRRSPICPPQRRSAKRR, encoded by the coding sequence ATGAAACCGCAGCCTCTCTCGGGTTCTTGCCCGGAGGGCGGATGTTTCACAGCCGAAACTCTGCTGATGCCGCAGGAGCTTGCGCTGATTCGGCAAGTGTTTGCGGAATTGGATGATGATCGCGACGGGTGGCTCAGCCCGGAAGACCTTCGTCGGAGCATGCTCCGGGACGGGATCCGCGTGACCAAGGCCGAGGCGGAAGCTTTCCTGTGGGAAGtggacgaagacggagatgGCAGGCTGGCACTTTCAGACTTCGCTCTGCTGTACGCGTTTGCGAAGTGCGGGATGCGCCGGCGCGAACCGCAGAAGTTGTCAAACTACTTGATCTACCGCTTGATCGATTTAGATCGCGACGGAAGGCTAGATATTGACCACGTCTATTCGTACCTCTGCCACATCATGGACAAAGAGGCGGCGAACCGAAACATGAACAAGATCTTCGGCTTTTACGCGGTCGACTCTCCCACGACAGATAAAGTGACCCCGGCGCAGTGGCTTACCATCCTCGAGACGTCGCTCTGGGAACAAGACTGCCCGGTCGTGGACAACGAAAAAGCCCCCTGGCAAACCGACACGAATTCCGCAGTCTTCCCGTTTCTTAGAGACAAGGTTAGAGTCAGACCCAGAGTAGACGATCGGCTAGACATCCAGAAACTCCGCGACACGAGGAATCAAGTCGTGGCGGAAACCGGGACGATTCCTCGCGAACCCTACTCCCGAGGCAGGCGTTCGCCGATCTGTCCGCCGCAAAGACGGAGCGCCAAACGGCGCTAG
- the SND1 gene encoding nuclease and tudor domain-containing protein (encoded by transcript TGME49_238050~Gene product name based on ToxoDB Community Expert Annotation.), which translates to MASGIATVKEVVSGDTFVLVGAPKGGPPPEKRLSLASVQAPRVAMKSLSHEVQDEPFGWTAREFMRSRLIGQQVEFKVEYAMNNKEFGTIKLRGENVACALLKQGLAKLKPNRNPPCAPDIEELEQCQDLAEQRQLGVWATDPAAGSGTIREMKWAMNDVEFVKAFVAEHKGKKLPGIVEYVRDGGCMRVALLLPQKENESLKVVYLPVLLSGIQCDGFKREQQEGSAEYKVVPEPFAVEARFFVEIRLLNRDVEVRIEGCDEYGNVNGTVYHPKGNISILLLQNGLAKIQSGSLGLTECGAQLSQAMREAQQKQLRKWKGWSSSTSSVDAKNYMAQVAEILSGDSVVLRLPDGRERRVYLASIRCPRAAGVGKTASREEESIAFETKEFVRRKLVGKNVKVIVEYVREPLPSASGAALPPASDDQGRMHFVSLWVPNSPKDTDASQTKNCQNIAELILQAGLGKTIPHRADDERATEYDKYLELEKAAMEQKKGMHAPTQQWKVHRIIDLLGPANAQRANAYFQQLERIPKLDGVVDYVFGPGRFKIRIPSQNIAISFVLGGIRCPQSAPRPGSFAAARPGGKPREAEPFGEEAQSFSRARVLQRDVQVKVESVDKGGNFIGTLWYNQGKQNLAVDLLELGFAHTVDFSLARCSLRELLVAAENKAKAARVNIWSLPGALEAEENVAKEVEVDEVLPHVTVSHVEGVDNFFVQDPSSADLQSVMTTLGKYGTEGSSNLEDTYTPGGLPRKGEVVICKFSADNLWYRGRVDGRDSSGKEPQISVFYIDFGNRETLPLHAVRRCPDTVSTNKFPPQAKQCCLSGLLPPPEMEFEAASFLDEVTQNLVFQCKIEKIDANKKRHCILTPQEDLGTGKTGNTVNEKVLRKGLACLDKKSNTKYFHRFQVEEEAARKAHVNVWRYGDCGGDDEDDYPSLNGRGGRR; encoded by the exons ATGGCGAGTGGTATTGCCACAGTGAAGGAGGTGGTGTCTGGCGACACGTTCGTGCTCGTCGGCGCGCCGAAAG GGGGGCCTCCGCCGGAGAAGCGTCTGTCGCTGGCGTCTGTGCAGGCACCGCGAGTCGCGATGAAGTCGCTGAGCCACGAAGTTCAGGACGAGCCCTTCGGCTGGACGGCGCGCGAGTTCATGCGAAGCCGCCTGATCGGCCAGCAAGTCGAGTTCAAGGTCGAGTACGCGATGAACAACAAGGAGTTCGGAACCATAAAACTCCGAGGCGAAAACGTCGCATGCGCTCTCCTCAAGCAAGGCCTCGCGAAACTGAAGCCCAACCGCAATCCGCCGTGCGCTCCCGACATCGAAG AGTTGGAGCAGTGCCAAGACTTGGCCGAGCAGCGACAACTGGGCGTGTGGGCCACAGACCCCGCGGCTGGAAGCGGGACGATTCGCGAGATGAAGTGGGCGATGAACGACGTGGAGTTTGTGAAGGCCTTCGTGGCTGAGCACAAGGGCAAGAAGCTTCCTGGGATTGTCGAATACGTCCGCGAcggcggctgcatgcgcgtcgcgcttctccttccgcagaaggagaacgaatCGCTGAAAGTCGTCTATCTCCCCGTCCTCCTCTCCGGCATCCAGTGTGACGGCTTCAAGCGCGAGCAACAGGAAGGATCTGCTGAATACAAGGTTGTTCCAGAGCCCTTTGCAG TCGaggcgcgtttcttcgtggaAATTCGTCTGTTGAATCGCGACGTGGAAGTCCGCATCGAAGGCTGCGACGAGTATGGAAATGTGAACGGAACGGTTTACCACCCCAAGGGAAACATCAGCATTCTGCTCCTGCAAAACGGACTGGCGAAGATCCAGAGTGGGTCGCTTGGCCTCACAGAGTGCGGCGCGCAGCTCTCCCAGGCGATGCGCGAGGCCCAGCAAAAGCAGCTACGCAAGTGGAAG GGCTGGTCTTCGTCGACTTCCTCAGTTGACGCCAAGAATTACATGGCGCAGGTCGCAGAGATTTTGAGTGGAGACAGCGTCGTTCTGCGGTTGCCCGACGGCCGCGAGCGCCGGGTGTACCTCGCCAGCATTCGGTGCCCTCGCGCTGCGGGCGTGGGCAAGACCGCTtcgcgcgaggaagaaagcatTGCGTTTGAGACGAAGGAGTTCGTTCGGAGGAAGCTTGTTGGGAAGAACGTCAAG GTCATCGTGGAGTACGTTCGCGAGCCTCTACCGAGCGCTTCGGGAGCGGCCTTGCCGCCTGCGAGCGACGACCAGGGTCGCATGCACTTTGTCAGTTTGTGGGTCCCCAACAGTCCGAAGGATACGGATGCCTCTCAAACAAAGAACTGTCAAAACATCGCCGAGTTGATTCTCCAAGCTGGTCTCGGCAAGACCATCCCGCACCGCGCTGACGACGAACGTGCTACT GAATACGACAAATACCTGGAACTGGAGAAGGCCGCCATGGAGCAAAAGAAgggcatgcatgcgccgacTCAGCAGTGGAAAGTTCACCGGATCATCGACTTGCTCGGACCTGCGAACGCCCAGCGCGCGAATGCGTATTTTCAGCAACTCGAGAGAATTCCCAAACTCGATGGCGTCGTCGACTACGTCTTCGGACCCGGCAGATTCAAGATCCGAATTCCTTCG CAAAACATTGCGATTTCGTTCGTTCTGGGAGGCATTCGGTGCCCGCAGTCGGCGCCGCGTCCAGGATCCTTTGCGGCGGCGCGTCCAGGCGGGAAGCCCCGCGAGGCCGAACCGTTtggcgaggaggcgcagagtttctcgcgcgcgcgcgtgTTGCAGCGCGATGTGCAAGTGAAAGTGGAGTCTGTCGACAAAGGGGGGAACTTCATCGGAACTCTGTGGTACAACCAAGGCAAGCAAAACCTCGCCGTGGATCTCCTCGAACTCGGATTTGCGCACACGGTCGACTTCTCCCTCGCCAGGTGCTCACTCCGAGAACTGCTGGTCGCCGCAGAGAACAAAGCCAAGGCCGCCCGGGTGAACATCTGGAGTCTCCCTGGAGcgctggaggcggaggaaaACGTCGCGAAGGAAGTCGAAGTCGACGAAGTTCTCCCACACGTCACAGTGTCTCACGTCGAAGGAGTCGACAACTTTTTCGTTCAG GATCCGTCGAGCGCGGACTTGCAGAGCGTGATGACGACACTTGGGAAGTACGGCACAGAAGGGTCGTCGAACCTCGAGGATACATACACTCCTGGTGGCTTGCcaaggaaaggcgaagtCGTCATCTGCAAATTCTCCGCAGACAACCTG TGGTACCGCGGCCGCGTcgacgggagagacagcagcggaAAAGAGCCGCAGATTTCCGTTTTTTACATCGACTTCGGAAACCGGGAAActctgcctctccacgcAGTCCGCAGGTGCCCAGACACCGTGTCCACCAACAAGTTTCCGCCTCAGGCAAAGCAGTGCTGTCTCTCAG GTCTCTTGCCCCCACCCGAAATGGAATTCGAGGCAGCTTCTTTCTTGGACGAGGTGACCCAGAACCTCGTTTTCCAGTGCAAGATCGAAAAGATCGACGCTAACAAGAAGCGACACTGCATCCTCACTCCGCAGGAAGACCTGGGAACGGGAA AGACTGGAAACACCGTGAACGAGAAGGTCCTGCGGAAGGGTCTGGCCTGCTTGGACAAAAAGTCAAACACGAAATATTTCCATAGATTCCAagttgaggaagaagctgccCGGAAGGCTCACGTGAATGTGTGGCGATACGGCGACTGCggaggcgacgacgaagatgaTTATCCTTCACTCAATGGTCGCGG GGGACGACGATAA